GACTGTATTCAACAGTTTAAAAGGCAAAGTACTAGAAGCTCTGCAGTACCTACCTAGTAGTGGACTCCCTTCGGACACAGGCTGAAGTTCAATGGTCTCTTGATCAGGAATTGCATTTCTTATCACAGAAACCTTGGTTCGCCGAAACTTAACCCTCTGTAAGTCAGAAACTCTTACAAAATTCATACTTTTTGTGAACCCCAAAACATTTTCATTTCTCTTCAGGCCTGTAAATGAAGCTGGAACAGCTCCTGCCGCCATTTTTATCGATCACCCAAGTCTATCTTCACACTCCTGAAACATAAGACAACCAATATTCATCTAATATACATTAAATATCACAAAACAAAATATCCATAATTACAACTACTATGGTTCAATGCCAAGCTAGTAGGGGCTGGCTATAAATTCCCAATATTCACCAAATTTCAGTTAGCCAGCCACCctcccacccccacccccaaccCTACCCCCAAGCCAAAAAAAGGGATCTTTTTCAAATCCCTTTTGGACCCAATTGATATCTTTCACTGTTGGAACAAAACTGAGGTATTTGAACTCTTACTGTAACAGAAAAAGAAACAAACCAAGATTTGAGCAGGCCAATTCAAACAAAACTAAGATGAAAACACAAAGTTACAACCACTTACCCAATTCAAACAAAATCAGATGAAAACACAAAGTTACAACAACTTACTTCGGAATATGATCACATAAAtcaatttaacaaaaaaaattgaaactttcTTCAAGAATTTCCACCAATCCAAAAAGGGGCTTCAACAAAAGAAGAGCTGGAGTAAAAGCTAACACTACTCACCAAGTCAAGAGTCAAAAACCAAAACTAGTCTTTGATATACCCAACAAAAGAGTAGAAAACCCACTCTCCCATCTCCCCCTCAACCCCACTcccaaaaaaacccaaaaaaactcATAACTAAACTACTATGGCTAAATCCCAAGATAGTTGGAGCTAGTTTAAGTTCTCAATATTCACCAAAACTCAGTTACCCAGCCActtcccccacccccaccccaagCCAAAAAAAGGGATCTTTTTCAAATCCCTTTTGGACCCAGTTGACATCTTTCCCTGTTGGAATAAAACTGAAGTATTTGAACTCTTACTATAACAGAAAAAGAAACAAAGCAAGATTTGAGCAGCACAATTCAAACACAAAACTACAACAACTTACTTAGAAACATGATCACATAAATTAacttaacaaaaaataaaaattgaaactttCTTCAAGAATTTCCCCAATTCAAAAAGGGGTTTTCAacaaaagaagaattttgagtAAAAGACAACACTACTCACCAATTCAAGAATCAAAAACCAAGACCAGAAAGAATCCAAAGAGAAGCTCAAAGAATTGGGTCTCAAAAGATTTGTTAAGAAATGgggtttcagaaaaaaaaaatgggaGAGAAGATTCAATTTACTTGAATTACTCTCCTAACAGATTAGGCAACTGAGAATGCAGACAAAATGAGACTTGTACAGCATTTTTTTTGGAGTGCTATATAATTTGTGGCCATACACAAACACATTTAAGTGAAAAATTAGTGGTCAATTTTTAATTACTAAAAGCCTTGCTAATGGACTAAAATGACTGGTAATTGTCTTTATTGTACCCCCTTGTGTTTTTGGGTTATATTAGTTTTGGTCCCACCAAAATGGTGAATTTGCACCCAATGAACATAATTGGTTTTGGCTTTGTGATGTTTTCTAAGGTTTCATTTAGTTCAAAACTAGGTCATCTTGGGATAATAATTAAgattttatgtaaattttatctTTATCCGGTGTGaagtagaaaaattattttcaataaatctTTAGCTCAAAAAAAAGACTTGTGATGAATAAGtgataaattaaatatgagTATGTGATTAACAATGGCAGATCTAGGGTGTAGCTAGGGGTTCACTCGAACCCCCtcgataataaattatattgtatatataagatatttgtaaaatttttgtgtttatatatataagattagAAGTTGGCTTAGTGGTTGAGggttcaaaattcattttgaaaTTTCAAGTTTAAATCACAAACACTTGTGGTGGAGTGATAAGTACTCCTTCATCCTTAATCAGAGTTTTCAGGTTCGAGTCTCCTGGGTACGGAATCACCTTTGTTAGGTAACTTTACTTCTCAATATGGGATTTCTCGACTAATGCGAATACCGaacatcaaaaaaaaatcaaaaaaaattaagggaTGAAACCAGTGTATTACTTCATGAAAATTCAAATTGATAAGGAGAAACAATAATTGAGGTCTAAAAGTTTGAATGTTCAATATACACATGTAACACACAAATCATCTATTGTCTACTTTGAccatattttaatgaaaaaaaataatattaccaAATACCTATTAATATTAATTGAAAATGAGACGGGAGAAACTATAATTGAGGTCAACAGGTCATAAAACTTGAAACATTTCAACAATTAAGGATAAAAAAGGTCACTCTTTTTATcattgatataatatttttctctaccAAAAAAAAATGCTCTCTCCTTATTCCAAGTCACGCTAGATATCAAAAagagaatgaaaaaaataacaaatttacaaataaaatagtaaaatgtAATCACAAGTTCAAAATATTACTGAATTTTAGTACAATAATAAATCTAATGAAATCTATAAGTGGAGTCTAAAGAAGCTAACGTGTCCGCAAATCTTACCGCTAAAGGTAGGATGGCTATTATCTAACAAATATTATTAACTATTTTCATAAAAGCTAAtcctcttttatttatttttcgttTTTCTCAATAAATaaacagaaaaagaaagaaaggagaaaaaaaaaaaaactaacccATTGGGCATAACTATAATAAAAGAAAGTTGTGGACTGAAATTTAGTTTGTCAAAAGTACAAGGATTTTGAGACGCAAAATTAGAAGGAATATTCCATATTGTTAAGGAAGAAATATACAACCAACTAATATTTGGACTTACAGACAAAACAACCAACTCTGGAAAAACGAAAAACGACAATAGCCACGTGTTTCCTTCTCATTGGATGTATTATTTTACACGTGAAAAATTACACCCCTTTTTTGACATGGAAGAAAGTACTTTTTGGCACGCAAAATACTTTCACGAATTGTCTTTTTTAGGTTTTGGACAATGTAACTATCTTGACATGAACAACCATTAGTGCAAGAATGCTACATCATATATGCATTTATAGCTGAGGGTGAGTGAATCATTCCATCTACTAACAACAAAAGTGGAGTTCAACACAGATTCAAGTGTCAAGTCTAAGGGCTTGTGTCTCTGTCTGTTGAAAGCTTCCTTTTTTCTTGTCTTTCCTTGCAATGAATTGAAAGGTAAGCCTATTGCCTTTGTCTTATTTAAACGTTACTGGCAAAGCGCCTTCAATCTAGTCTTGAAGCGGCATCTTTTCCTTTGCTTAGACCGCGACAAAGGAACCAATCGACATGCTTAACATACACATTTTGTAGAATCAAACTGAGCAATCTACTATGATGATACAATAGGAGGGAAGCCTTGTTATATTGCAATCTCATGAGACAGCAAAACCTTAAATAAAACAAAGTGACTTGCAAAAATGCTATTTGGTTATGAACAGCCTATAAAGGTAGAGAATTGATATCATGGTACAATTTATCATGATATGTATCTATCCTGCTGCTCCTGAAGAAGTCTTGCAGAAGACTTTGCATCTAGGTACAATGAACTCACTTCGTCGAGATCCACCTGAAAAGTGAATTGCTAACTAAATATCTTTCGGAGATTCACATAGGCAAATGATAAAGAATGTGACGGGACAAGTACCTTGCAGATTTTGTCACGACCATTCATTTTAGCGACTACATTAGCTGGCGATAGCAGCTGAACCGCATGCCTGGGACAAAGGGAGGAACTGAATATCAGTTGCttctaattaaaaatgaatAGACATTCTGGCGTTAGAAAACCAACAAGCTAAATCCGACCTTAAAGAAGCTTGTTGTCCAATCTCTCCCAAGTACGCAAGGCTCTCTTCATCTATTTCTAGTCCCTCCACCTGAGCTCGTATAGCTAATATCTGTCCAGGCACTCGAAAGAAACATCCATCAAGAAAATGCAACGACATTGCACGTGTTCAGGTCGAGATCAATAAGTCGTACAAATAAATGTTGAACGAACTAGCACGAACCTGTATCATTTCAGCTGGACCATAAGTTTCAGTTCTGACAATCAACAACCGATCTAGCAAGTCAAGTGGCATGCCATGAGGACTAGTCATATCTGTTCCTCTGCAAAGAGATATGTTTGTTAGTGACAACTGATTTATCGCAGACATTACATGTATCTGTACATACATCTACCGTGTCTACAAAGCCAAAAACATGTacccctccgtttcaatttgtttgatcTTACTGCCCTTATTAGTCtttgtttttcaaaataaaatgtcTCTTTCCTTTTTGGCAACTCTATATTTTCAACTTTCCACATttcatgtttaagaccacaagattaaaaggcattttggtacattctacaaatctttagtttaagaccacaagattaaaggacattttggtacattctacaAATATTTAGtctaagaccacaagattctaaagtccttttttttaaactccgtgtcaagtcaaaaccaCAAACAAATTGTCATGTAAGTTTGAAATCGACAATTGCATGGCCCATGTAAGCATATTTTAATATAGAAAAGTGACAATCTGTCCTGTATTTCTAACCACTTCATTCAACACGCAATGGTTTAATGTAATGATAAAATGCAGCCTAAGCAAATTTTAAAAAGCTCCCggataaagaaataaatataatggAAACTTTCCGACTTGATGAATTTTGAAGCTTGATTTTGCATGGACACTCGAATACCTGACAGTACAAATGCCTCTGTTAGTGGCAAAAATCACAATTGGAGAGAGTGAGCATTCCAAGGCACGATTCAAGTATGAAAAGCATTCCATATCAAGCATATGAACCTGCCGCCAAAGATGTTTTATCCAATTAGTTACCGGAGGGGAGGGGGTggtgttaaataaattatcaaacacgatgttatatgaatggaaaatGAACCTCATCAATAAATAAGACACCAGGAACAAGTTCTGCAACACCTTCGTCAACATAACGATTGACAACCTGCAGTGAAATAAGACCACAATAACCCAATACGTTAAATACTAAATTCACAGTCTCAGAGGACTACTAGACCCAAAAGATGTACCTTGTTTATCTCTTGCCGCAATTTGTCAGTAATCTCAGTTTTCCTCGGTTTCATCATTTGACCCATAAGGGACAATATATCTTGTCCTCCTTGTGGCCGTGCATTTGCAGCATCAAGATCATGCAATGTAACATCCTGGCGGAAAACAATACCGCATGCAATTAAGTACAGAAATCTTTGTTTTCATGTTCCTAGCAATTGATTTCCCTCACAAAAGGCCATTAAAGTAGTGATATCATTTGTCTAAAACAAAAAATGCGGATACTTGGAATTGCATATTTAGTTTGATCAAAATCTCACAAGCAAAGGAATTATGGCAGGTAATCAACAGAACGTACaacaactaaaaaaatattgctATTAGGAGACAGCTGATTTCCTCCGAAAAAAATCTTATATCAAAAGCAGGTACTTGGCTGCTTTAAACCTACCACTATATTAAGTTGTTAATGCCATGGACTATCGGGTTTCTTATAGGTCAGTTCGGTCTGTTTTGTGTATTATCAGTTCGATTTATCGGTTTGTAAACACCTTAAaccgataaccaaaccaataagatattcGTTATCAGGATCTTGAATTCCTGGTCATCACACAATCTAGCCAAGGAATCTGTTTCCTCACCACTCCaaattatacataatttcatacccTTCAAACATTCAAGTGAGCTTGTGAAGACGAACTATGATCTGGAAAGCACCCAAAATAAGAGTATTTCATGGCTAAGCCATAGAAAAAATTGACCATTTGAGCCAAAGAAcagctacatatatatatgccagGGTAATCTTTATTTGTGCCATAGAAAAACAAGAAATGACACGAACCTGGACTATTTCCTTCTTCTTGTGAACCTCTCCTTTAGGGAGTGGAACATATTCCTCTGCCTCAAGATCAAATTCTGTGGCAAAAGCATCACTCCTGCCCACTCTTTTAACTGCTCCACTATTCGATTCAATATAAATGACATCACCAACAGCTACCTGCACATATATCATGGAAGCAGGAgataaaaacaaagaagaataaGCGCCCTCACAGAATAAGCATATATGAGACTGAAGTAAATTACAGACTAAATCCCATTTCACCAGTGACTTCTAAGAGCATGATTAATAAGAATGGCATGAAGGTTACTGAATTTACTCAAGATTTCAAACGTCCGATGTTAAGAAAGAGGAAAAATCGTATAGTCTCATTATACTGTTATCAAATGTATTAAAAAATTTGATACTTCACTGACAGATATGTTGCAGAacttacaacaacaaaaacaaaccctatgtaatcccacaagtggggtctggggagggtggtGTGTATGCGGCCTTACCCCTTACCTTGTGagggtagagaggctgtttccgatAAACCCTCGACTTAAGTAATGTTGCAGAACTTACCTTCTCTTTAATTAAGGCATCATATATCGTGGGGTCAAGCTTCAACTGTTTGGTACCTTTGACAGTTTTTAACCCAATTATAACATGGCTAATGCTTTTACCATATCCACCTGTCACACTCTCACCCTCTTCTGGGGATAGTTCAGTCACCTAcgtataaaaaaaatgaagatcAACTTCACAACACATAAAAAATCATCATTGCTGAATTATTGCGTCAAAGACCAGCAAAAATTAAACGACAAATGGGATAGACTATGGACTTGCCTCTCCTTCATAAACTTCCTTATTTTCCTTGATACGGAGACCAATAGCTCGCCGGAAATTTTCCATTAAGACCTCAGTTTTCTTCACTTCTGATGAATACACTTCAGATCCAACCATCGGGCAAAATGGAACCTGCAATATTGAAGTCAGTGCACCAAttatgacccatgctatattttgGATTGGCTAACCCTAAcaaaattttaagtaaaatttcATCTCAATAAACAAGGAGAATTTAAAAGGCCCAATCAGTTCATACATTATCAATATTCAATTAATCAATTGTACCCTAAGCTAGTTGGGCTCGGTTATTTGAATCATTGAATCCTTTATATGAATTCCACTCCATTCGAGCCCATTTCATTCTAATACTGGTAATAAAGCCCAAACATAATAAGTATGATaaaatagaagcataaaatcCATAACCAAAAGAGTACAAAGAATGCACCTTGCTCCCAAGTTCTTGTGATATACCAAGGGCAAGAGCTGTCTTCCCCGTACCAGGCGGACCAGCTAGCAGTAAAGCTCGACCAGCCATCTTCTTTTGGCGTATCATATCAACCACAAGCCCTGCAGCTTCTCTGGCTGCTGCCTGACCTACAAACCCAGCTGCCAATGGTAGTGGTGTCCCATTGGGCTATCATATAACACAACACAGTCACATTTAATCACCCATTTGTTAGCAAATCATTACACACATACATGAAAGTTAAACATCAAATGCAAGAAAGTTTTTGGTAACTAATAGCTTGTTCAGATGGTTGTTAGTAGTTACCCATCATTTCAATGGGAAACAAACTAAAATGGTGAGGCGGAGAGGTCTATTAGACTGTAGGGTGGAATTAACTAGAAAGAggataaagaagaaaataagattATGAATCAATAAGTATGGGTATAATGAGTAACAGAAATAACATAACAATCCAACCACACCAAATCAATCTTACATAAAATGGGTCTTCTCGATGATACGTAGGGATTTAACACTacaatacaaaaaaattataactaacAACCAAAACAAACATTGTACTTAGacaacaatacaatacaatacaatacaatgagtaacaaccatccaaacaagctgTAAAGAACCAGCAGAAGATAACAACTTTAGGGAAATATATCAGCAATTCCAACACCCTCACTACAAAACTCCCAAAATAAAACTAATCCAAACAATCTACTAAAAAGGGTATTAGTTAGTAACCACAGACCAAGAGTGGTTGGGTAGAACCGGCACAAGTTATCAgctttatacaaatttaacaCCATAACTCAAAAAACCATAAACCCAAACACCAAACAAGAGCAAGTTCACCCACAAAAATTCctaaaagatcaaaaatagTAGACAAAAGCAAAGAGGGGGTTTGAGTTAAACCAGCACAAGATAGCAGCTTTACCCAATTTTTAACACCAAAACTCAAAACCCCTTAAACCCAAACACCAAATAAAAGCATGCTAACCTGGAAAAATCTGCCTAAAAGGTCAAAAACAGTACACAGAAGCGAAGTGGTGGTTGGGTAGAATTAGCATAAGATATCGGCTTTATGCAAATTTTTAACACCAAATCTCAAAAACCCATAAACCCAAACACCAAATAAGAACAAGTTAACCCCAAAAAAACTCCTGAAAGATCAAAAACAATACACAGAGGCGAAGAAGGGGGCAGCACAAGATAGCAGCTTTATGCAAATTTTAACACCAAAAACTCAAAAGCTCAAAAACCCACAAAGCCAAACATCAAATAAAAACAAGCTAACCCaaatttttttcctaaaagGTCAAAAACAGTAGACAAAAGCAAAGAGGGGGTTGAGTTAAACCAGCACAAGATAGTAGATTTATGCAAATTtaactccaaaactcaaaaacccATGAACCCAAACACCAAAAAGAAACAATTAAAGCCAAATATTTTCTCctaaaagatcaaaaatagTAAACAGAGGTGGAGGGGTTTGGGGCAAAGAAAGAAATTACCTCAAGACCAAGGCCTTTAATGTGAGTATGAGTGGCAATTCTCTGATTCTTGATTGTTGATTGTACCTCTTCTATCTTcat
This region of Solanum dulcamara chromosome 9, daSolDulc1.2, whole genome shotgun sequence genomic DNA includes:
- the LOC129902322 gene encoding ruvB-like protein 1; amino-acid sequence: MKIEEVQSTIKNQRIATHTHIKGLGLEPNGTPLPLAAGFVGQAAAREAAGLVVDMIRQKKMAGRALLLAGPPGTGKTALALGISQELGSKVPFCPMVGSEVYSSEVKKTEVLMENFRRAIGLRIKENKEVYEGEVTELSPEEGESVTGGYGKSISHVIIGLKTVKGTKQLKLDPTIYDALIKEKVAVGDVIYIESNSGAVKRVGRSDAFATEFDLEAEEYVPLPKGEVHKKKEIVQDVTLHDLDAANARPQGGQDILSLMGQMMKPRKTEITDKLRQEINKVVNRYVDEGVAELVPGVLFIDEVHMLDMECFSYLNRALECSLSPIVIFATNRGICTVRGTDMTSPHGMPLDLLDRLLIVRTETYGPAEMIQILAIRAQVEGLEIDEESLAYLGEIGQQASLRHAVQLLSPANVVAKMNGRDKICKVDLDEVSSLYLDAKSSARLLQEQQDRYIS